The genomic interval CTTCAAGTAGGCTGTATACCATTCAATGGACTTTGCCAATGGAAAAGTGGGGAAGAGCTTCAATTTAGGGGCCCCTCGTATTCTGACATTTACGGTATACAGAGCTGTCCGCGCCGCGGGAGCGAGGGGCGCAGGCCCCGCCCAGCTCGCGCGTGCGCGTGCGCGTGCGCAGGGATAAGAACCCGGGCAGACGGCGTGTGGCGGGTACAGCGGCTGGGGCGGCACGAGTAGCGGCCGGATGACGCGGGGCGGAGCACGGCGGATAGCGGCCCTGGGCCTGGCGCTTCGGCTACTGCTCAGCCTCGGGCTGGGCCTGGAGGCCGCCCCGAACCCAGCCCGAACCCGGACGTCGGCCCAGGCTCCAGGTGAGCGAGTCCCCTCAGCGCACGCCCCCGCCCCTCCTGGGGCTGCGCCCCGCCCCCGCGCACTCCGCAGCGCTTTTCCATAGGCTGCGCCGCCTGTCGGTCGTGGACACTCCCCCAGCACATGGGTTTGGATTTAGTAGTGTGCGGGGAGCGGGCACTGGTGCTTTGAGAGCCTGAATGGGGGGCCTTCCACCTGGGCGCCTCCGCCTGCCTCTAACTGCCCTGTGCACCACTTCCCTTCCCCCCATGACCTGTTCTGCTGTATTATGCCCCATTGTCACCTCTAAGCCGCCCTTCAGTCCAGCATGGTCGGGAAGACTCGTAGCAGGCACAGGTTTTCCGACCTCTAACCACGCAGGATCAGTCTCCTGGTGCTTCCACAGCAGCTGTGCTTTCCAAAAAATCTTCGTCCCGAGGCCTTGTGGCTGTTTCTTGGACAACCAGCCTCACTTTCCCATTCTCTCCTCCTCGGTTTTCTGCCTTCTGGGATGAAAGTTCTCCCTCTCCACGCATTAAGCACGGTTCACTTATGACCCCAACCTCACAAGTGGTTGGGCATGTTCGCCCATGGCCCACGTGATTCTGGGTGTCCAGAGACAGGGGACCTATCTCTGAGATCTTCAGAGGCAGCTGGAGGGTCAAAGTGGCCTCCCTGTGCTTATAGGATCCCTAACTTTCAGCTGAGAGCACAGGTTTATACCCTCCACTCTTCCATGTGGTCTCCTCTTATGGCAGACTTACCCCCAAAGTCCCTGCTTTTCAAACTAAATGTTCCTGGTTCTTTAGTGAAGCTGGGCTCATTTTAACCAAGCACTAGAACTCTACACACAAATAGCTCCTTTTCTCAGAGTGCTGAGGTAGGAACTCCCTTCTCTGACATGTGGCCCTGACCTCCACTGAGTGTCCAGTCCATGGGAGGACCATTGTTACACGTGGGAGGCAGTGCTCTGCAGGTCTTTAGCCTACCCCTTTTGTTATTTTCCTGACTGAGGCTGGGAGGGTAAATCACTGCCCTGTCCAACTTCTCTTTGATCCACTGTCCTGTACAGTGGGGCTACCCACTGCTACTTACTTTACAGAGAAATACAGTCCAGTAGGCTAGCCAAgggaggtcagagccctcagggCAGTTGGTAGCTAGGCCTGGGGAGGAAGTGGCACCTGGAGGCTGCCAGATTCCTATGGGTAGGGAAAGAAGCTGGTACCTGGTTGTCCCTAGCTCTTCCAGCTCCACAGAGCTCAGGGACTGTGGCCAGAGCCCAGTTGGGCCTGGAGGCCTGGGGAGTGGGGGTTGGAGACTCAGGCCCTGGGAATGTAGGTGGAAAGGACAATAGAAGCAGGCCGAGCCGATAGAGCAAGGCCAAGCCAGGGCAGGGTATTTTTACCTCTCCTTGCTATAACCGGGAGGAAGCCTTAAGAGCCATCTCCTGTCTTTGTTTCTCAGGCTTCCTCCTGCTAGAGCAGGTCTCAGGCCCCCCTGTGCTCCTCCAGGTCAGCAAACAGCTCTAGCCTCCTGTTCAGAGTCAAGGAAGGCTCAAGTCTCATTGTACTCATCTTGGACCCTCTTGTGACCCATTGCCTGTGCATTGTCAGGGACTTCCCTGGCCTGCGTCATGAGGTCACAGCCATGACCTCTGCTGACTGTGATCTGTGGGAGGGTAGGTGTCATTGGTATAAGGACTGTTGCTTTACACGGGAGGCAGAGCTTGGTGGGTTTCTGAGGGGGACATGAGACCCCCTCCCAGGAAGGAAGCTGCTATCTGAAGGCTGTGGAAGAAATCACAGGAGTAGATTGAAGGGGTGGGGAGCTTCTGGGCCAGGGAAAAGTGTAAACAAAGACTGTGGAGCAAAAGACCAGGCCCCCTAGCCCAGCCATGCGGATGCCGGAAGAGGAGCTGATAAAGAGGACAATGTGGAGGAGTTGGATTTGATAGTGAGAGGGTCTAGGAGCCAGGGGAATGTGGGTGACAGAATGATGTGACTCTAGTGGAGATTGGAGCCAAGGGTTTAGTGAGGAGATGATGCGTTCAGGTCAGGGAAGGATTTCGGAGGTGAGGCAACAGGGCTTGCTAACAGAGCTGGTTCTCTGCCTAGGGGCTTAGTTTCCCTTTTTGCTAAGCAGGTGGAATAGAATAGACCCTGATGACCTTGACCATGAGTCTTATCTGGAACATGTGGGGGATGGCTTCTCCCTTAGTCTGTTGAACCACAGAGATTAGAGGTCTCTCTGGTAGACTGGCCATTTGGAACCTTGTAgactccaggccctgggttcaaattctgactctgCCACTAGCTTTGTGGCTTTCTCTTAGGGTCCTCTATAGACTATGTATCATAGCAGTGCCCGCCCAGTAGGGCTTCAAACCCCCCACACAGTGAGTGAGCGCTTTGCAAAGGGTGGCCACCGTGTAGTTCCTGCACCCTGGGACTGGCTTGTCCCAGTGGTTGCAGCCTGTGACCCCTGGCCCTCGTGGAGAGGATTCAGACTGGGGTCTCCCAGGCGTCACTTGTGCATATCTCATAGGCCCCAGTGCAGGCTCGTGCCAGCCCACCCACTTCCAGTGCCGCAGCAGTGGCTTCTGTGTGCCCCCCACCTGGCGTTGCGATGGCGACTGGGACTGCTCAGATGGTAGCGACGAGGAGGAGTGCAGTAAGTGCCCATATCCTGGGGCAGGACTTTCAGGGGTGGGGCCTGGGAATGGAAGGTTATACTCTTGGgcagatggggagggaggagaggaggggttTGAGTTTGTTAAAACTCAGGGTCGCGGGGATGGGCAGGGCTTGCAAAACCTGGTAGAGTGGAGTCTGGGTCTTGAACTGAAAAAAAGGTGGGTTTGCTGGGCTCCACtagagtggcacacacctgtaatcccagcagctggggaggctgaggtagggggattgcaagtttgaggccagcctcagaatttagtgagaccctgtctcaaaaaataaaacgggctggggatgtagctcagtggtacccctgtgttcaacccccaataccaagaaaagagaagaggtgGGGTCTGGGCTGGGGGCGAAGCTTAGTGAAAAAGTCCTTGCCTAGCTTGctcaaggccccaggttcaatccaaGTTAGGCTTTTGGGAAGTGGATTGAGTGGGGTCTCGTGGGGAGGAACTTGCTGGGAGGCAGGACCTCGGAAGGTGGAGAGCTGACAGGAGCCAAGGGCAGAACCTTAGCGCAAGGTGGGTCTTCCTACAGCTGTTCTCAGAAGGCGGGACTTACTGGGAAGCTCTGTGCAGAATGCCGGGCTTTCTTGCATGGGTGTTTGGGACCTGACTGTGCCCTAGGGATCGAGCCGTGTACCCAGAATGGGCAGTGCCCTCCACCCCCTGGCCTCCCCTGCTCCTGTGATAACATCAGTGGTTGCTCTGGTGACACCTACAAGCACCTTCAGAACTGCAGTGGCCAGCCCTGCCCCGCAGACCATCTGCACTGCGCACAGGAGGACACCTGCATCCCACACACGTGGCGCTGCGATGGCCACTCAGACTGCATGGACTCCAGCGATGAGCTTGGCTGCGGTACATCCCCAGGACCTCGGGGCACCTGTGGGAGTGGGGAGGGCTAGGGCTGGTGAAGAGCACCTGATATCTGCTAGGGTGCTGTGACTGGCAGAGTGTGGACACGGCACTCTCCTGGGCCTCCTCCTTGGGTGCCGTGGCATTGTTAGGAGTAGCTCACCTGGTCTGGGATCAGGAGGAACCTCAAGAGGAGCCTCCGCATTCCCCGTGCTCTGGGTGTCCCCTCCGCAACTACTGAATGCCTGCTTTTATTGCAGAAACCAACAAGACTTTCCAGGGAGGGAGTGCCATAACCATGACCCCTGGGACCCTGGAGATTGTCACTTCTCTCAGGAATGCCACAGACGACTCTGCTGGGCACCAGTACAGAAGCCCAGGTGTCCACGGGGCCGTTGTTGCTGCTGGTGAGATTCTCAGCCTCCCtgcccctgggcctgttctgggggAATCGGGTCTGGGTGGGGACGGGATGCAGACCACCCAGCCCCATATGTTGGGAGCTCAGTGGCTGTGAGAGCCTGTGCCTTCCTCCCACTACCCCTCTGTCCATCTCTGTGTCCCACAGCAGTGCTGAGTGCCAGCCTGGCTGCTGCCATCCTCCTGGTAGTGATATGGCTCCGAGCCCAGGGGTATCTACCCGCCCGTGGGCTTCTGGTGGCAGTGAAGGAGTCTCTGCCGCTGTCAGAACGGAAGACCTCAGTGCTCTGAGGACATGCTCTCACACCTCGTCGCCCCTGCCTGAGTGCAGCCAGATGAGGATTGTCTGCATGGGAACATGCGGGCAGCTGCTGGGGCCCCAGCCCTCAGAGACGTGGGTGCTCCTGGCCACCTAGAACCTTGCAGacgtggcccaggaggctgggacaCTCCCTGTGCACAGGAGGAGTTTGGATGGAGAACACGCCACAGCCAGAGACAAGGGGCTGGCCATAGCCCCTCCCAGGGCCGGGGATGGCCCTGCACCTAGACACTCCTGCCACCCTTGCTAGGGTGACGATTAAAGTTCTTCCAcgtcctctcccttcctctgggCCTCTGTCTTCCTGGTCTGGGCAGCCTGAGGTCTTTGTTTTACCTGTCTTCTGTGAGGTTCCAGAGAGGAGGGGATGCAGGACCTCATTCCCGGCACCCTCTCGGC from Urocitellus parryii isolate mUroPar1 chromosome 3, mUroPar1.hap1, whole genome shotgun sequence carries:
- the Cd320 gene encoding CD320 antigen isoform X1 produces the protein MTRGGARRIAALGLALRLLLSLGLGLEAAPNPARTRTSAQAPGPSAGSCQPTHFQCRSSGFCVPPTWRCDGDWDCSDGSDEEECRIEPCTQNGQCPPPPGLPCSCDNISGCSGDTYKHLQNCSGQPCPADHLHCAQEDTCIPHTWRCDGHSDCMDSSDELGCETNKTFQGGSAITMTPGTLEIVTSLRNATDDSAGHQYRSPGVHGAVVAAAVLSASLAAAILLVVIWLRAQGYLPARGLLVAVKESLPLSERKTSVL
- the Cd320 gene encoding CD320 antigen isoform X2, yielding MTRGGARRIAALGLALRLLLSLGLGLEAAPNPARTRTSAQAPGPSAGSCQPTHFQCRSSGFCVPPTWRCDGDWDCSDGSDEEECRIEPCTQNGQCPPPPGLPCSCDNISGCSGDTYKHLQNCSGQPCPADHLHCAQEDTCIPHTWRCDGHSDCMDSSDELGCETNKTFQGGSAITMTPGTLEIVTSLRNATDDSAGHQYRSPGVHGAVVAAVLSASLAAAILLVVIWLRAQGYLPARGLLVAVKESLPLSERKTSVL